Proteins from a single region of Granulicella tundricola MP5ACTX9:
- a CDS encoding lactonase family protein yields MQPTQPITRRTFLHSVAALSAVSITPALAASPILALNPTPACSTLSADRRHLYLAHAADPSASLPAGTVESYSIHPRTGALTLLNRQSLALFATTPTAITIADLNLRVQLGPHAHNLLPLNPDGSIARLTHSIKRITLVPSATAPVNPHA; encoded by the coding sequence ATGCAGCCAACCCAGCCCATAACCCGCAGAACCTTCCTCCACTCCGTAGCCGCCCTCTCCGCCGTCTCCATCACCCCCGCCCTCGCCGCCTCACCCATCCTCGCCCTGAACCCCACCCCCGCCTGCTCCACCCTCTCCGCAGACCGCCGCCACCTCTACCTCGCCCACGCCGCCGACCCGTCCGCCTCCCTCCCCGCAGGCACAGTCGAGTCCTACTCCATCCACCCCCGCACCGGCGCGCTCACCCTCCTCAACCGCCAATCCCTCGCCCTCTTCGCCACCACCCCCACCGCCATCACCATCGCGGACCTCAATCTCAGGGTCCAGCTGGGCCCCCACGCCCACAACCTCCTCCCCCTCAACCCCGATGGCTCCATAGCCCGCCTCACCCACTCCATCAAAAGGATTACCCTAGTACCGTCAGCCACCGCCCCGGTAAACCCTCATGCGTAG
- a CDS encoding PLP-dependent transferase translates to MSLLRTTRWSRREVLKQSGMISAVGAATSISPALAQSSPKAPTITHHGTSTDNLFTQIGVRPIVNGHGTFTIISGSRSLPEVKQAMYDASFYFVHLDELQDAVGKELGQLTGAEWGCATTGCEAAIALATVACIAGTDVEKSQALPYIKAKDQVIIPKHSRNPYDFGVRMTGAEVVEVDSPEELRAKISKRTAMIYILSGPAAEKGPMSIPSICAIAKEMGVPVFVDAAAEEPLNPNIHIQHGATLVGYSGGKCMRGPQSSGMLIGQKDLVRAAYFQAAPHHNYGRAYKCSKEEIMGLLAAVRQWYKRDHAAEQAEWVSWLQHIESRVKGLPSVTTEYLHPDDLSNNSQRLRINWDATQLKITGTEMIERLDAGTPRIMVDGGSGSRPDHMASSLTIMPYMMAAGEDKIIADAVYALLTNPGPYANPVVPSGAPAKVAGTWAVSIQYSRGEGEQHFTLTQSGNDLTGTQKGELYTTPLKGSIHGDQIALNSDMKVSGHSVGFNFKGIVQGSTISGTVNLGEYGTATWKAKQA, encoded by the coding sequence ATGTCACTCCTCCGCACCACCCGCTGGTCCAGGCGAGAAGTCCTCAAGCAGTCCGGCATGATCTCGGCCGTCGGCGCCGCCACCTCCATCTCCCCCGCGCTCGCGCAGTCCTCGCCCAAAGCCCCCACCATCACCCACCACGGCACCAGCACGGACAATCTCTTCACCCAGATCGGCGTGCGCCCCATCGTCAACGGACACGGCACCTTCACCATCATCAGCGGCTCGCGCTCCCTGCCTGAGGTCAAGCAGGCCATGTACGACGCCTCCTTCTACTTCGTCCATCTAGACGAGCTCCAGGATGCTGTCGGCAAGGAACTCGGCCAGCTCACCGGAGCCGAGTGGGGCTGCGCCACCACCGGCTGTGAAGCCGCCATCGCACTCGCCACCGTAGCCTGCATCGCCGGCACCGACGTCGAGAAGTCCCAGGCCCTCCCGTACATCAAGGCCAAGGACCAGGTCATCATCCCCAAGCACTCCCGCAACCCATACGACTTCGGCGTCCGCATGACCGGTGCAGAGGTCGTAGAGGTCGATTCCCCAGAAGAGCTCCGCGCAAAAATCTCCAAACGCACCGCCATGATCTACATCCTCTCCGGCCCCGCCGCGGAGAAGGGTCCCATGAGCATCCCCAGCATCTGCGCCATCGCCAAGGAAATGGGCGTCCCCGTCTTCGTAGACGCAGCTGCGGAAGAGCCTCTCAACCCCAACATCCACATCCAGCACGGAGCCACGCTCGTCGGCTACTCCGGCGGTAAATGCATGCGTGGCCCTCAGTCCTCCGGCATGCTCATCGGCCAGAAGGATCTCGTCCGGGCCGCATACTTCCAGGCCGCCCCGCACCACAACTATGGCCGAGCCTACAAGTGCAGCAAGGAAGAGATCATGGGCCTCCTCGCCGCCGTCCGCCAGTGGTACAAGCGTGACCACGCCGCAGAACAGGCCGAGTGGGTCTCCTGGCTCCAGCACATTGAGTCCCGCGTCAAAGGTCTCCCCTCCGTCACCACCGAGTACCTCCACCCTGACGATCTCTCCAACAACTCCCAGCGCCTCCGCATCAACTGGGACGCCACCCAGCTCAAGATCACCGGCACGGAGATGATCGAGCGCCTCGACGCCGGCACCCCCCGCATCATGGTGGACGGCGGCTCCGGCTCACGTCCCGACCACATGGCCAGCAGCCTCACCATCATGCCGTACATGATGGCCGCCGGCGAAGACAAGATCATCGCGGACGCCGTCTACGCTCTCCTCACCAACCCTGGCCCGTACGCAAACCCCGTCGTCCCCTCAGGCGCACCCGCCAAGGTCGCCGGCACCTGGGCCGTCTCCATCCAGTACTCCCGTGGTGAAGGCGAGCAGCACTTCACCCTCACCCAGTCCGGCAACGATCTCACCGGAACCCAGAAGGGCGAGCTCTACACCACCCCGCTTAAGGGCTCCATCCACGGAGACCAGATCGCCCTCAACAGCGACATGAAGGTCAGCGGCCACTCCGTCGGCTTCAACTTCAAAGGCATCGTCCAGGGCTCCACCATCTCCGGCACTGTCAACCTGGGCGAGTACGGCACAGCAACCTGGAAGGCGAAGCAGGCATAA
- a CDS encoding amidohydrolase/deacetylase family metallohydrolase yields the protein MNRSLRIALALAACTQLAHAQLPAYDLILQGGHVLDDKNHIDAVMDVAVKDGKIAQVAPHLKSSDALKVIDVHGLYVTPGLIDIHVHVYNGTGERNSYAGDLSVPPDGFTFRVGVTTVVDAGCSGWRNFEDFKQRIIDRSKTRVFAMLNIVGSGMRGDKYEQNTKDMDGEATGAMALKYPQTIVGIKTAHFAGPEWIPVEQAVIAGTKANIPVMVDFGVDHPESRPIYELLTKKIRPGDIYTHMYSGLRHEQDPTTLGPSKAFIEGRKRGIFFDVGQGGGSFKWSLAVPMIKDGFIPDSISTDLHITSMNSAMKDELNVADKIIAAGVPVKDVIAEMTSHPAHEIKHEELGNLSVGSVGDIAVLRLEEGKFGFTDMINTRLDGTHKLVAEITLKDGKIVYDLNGMEAQPWTAKPDPNAKEAYHWTTFASAPHVVTELH from the coding sequence ATGAATCGGTCCCTCCGTATCGCACTCGCTCTCGCCGCCTGCACCCAGCTTGCACACGCCCAGCTCCCCGCCTACGATCTCATCCTCCAGGGCGGTCACGTCCTTGACGATAAGAACCACATCGACGCCGTCATGGACGTAGCCGTCAAAGACGGCAAGATCGCCCAGGTAGCCCCGCACCTCAAGTCCTCAGACGCCCTCAAGGTCATCGACGTCCACGGCCTCTACGTCACCCCCGGCCTCATTGACATCCACGTCCACGTCTACAACGGCACCGGTGAGCGCAACTCCTACGCCGGCGACCTCAGCGTCCCGCCCGACGGCTTCACCTTCCGCGTAGGCGTCACCACCGTCGTAGACGCAGGCTGCTCCGGCTGGCGCAACTTTGAAGACTTCAAGCAGCGCATCATCGATCGCTCCAAGACCCGTGTCTTCGCCATGCTTAACATCGTCGGCTCCGGCATGCGCGGCGACAAATACGAACAAAACACCAAGGACATGGACGGTGAAGCCACCGGTGCCATGGCCCTCAAGTACCCCCAGACCATCGTCGGCATCAAGACCGCCCACTTTGCAGGCCCGGAGTGGATCCCCGTTGAGCAGGCCGTCATCGCCGGCACCAAGGCCAACATCCCCGTCATGGTGGACTTCGGCGTTGACCACCCCGAGTCCCGCCCCATCTACGAGCTCCTCACCAAAAAAATCCGCCCCGGCGATATCTACACCCACATGTACTCCGGCCTCCGCCATGAGCAGGACCCCACCACCCTCGGACCCAGCAAAGCCTTCATCGAAGGCCGCAAGCGCGGCATCTTCTTTGACGTAGGCCAGGGCGGCGGCTCCTTCAAATGGTCCCTCGCCGTCCCCATGATCAAGGACGGCTTCATCCCGGACTCCATCTCCACGGACCTCCACATCACCAGCATGAACTCCGCCATGAAGGATGAGCTCAACGTCGCCGACAAGATCATCGCCGCCGGCGTCCCCGTGAAGGATGTCATCGCAGAGATGACCTCGCACCCCGCTCATGAGATCAAGCATGAAGAGCTCGGCAACCTCTCCGTAGGCTCCGTCGGCGACATCGCCGTCCTCCGCCTTGAAGAAGGCAAATTCGGCTTTACCGACATGATCAACACCCGCCTCGACGGCACCCACAAGCTCGTAGCCGAGATCACCCTCAAGGACGGCAAGATCGTCTACGACCTCAACGGCATGGAAGCCCAGCCGTGGACCGCGAAGCCAGACCCCAACGCCAAGGAAGCCTACCACTGGACCACCTTCGCCTCCGCACCGCACGTCGTCACGGAACTTCACTAG
- a CDS encoding SDR family NAD(P)-dependent oxidoreductase, which yields MDDISLNQTANRSSPVALVTGSTSGIGAAIARRLSNEGYCVVLHSRRSVQTGQALAAELGNAMYIQADLADDADRIRLVREAVSRWGRLDVLVNNAGISSVIPHADLMAALPAVWQELHEINVVAPFRLVAEAEVALREAARRGRPACVVNISSHAGVRPKGASIPYAASKAALNHVTRLLALSLAPDIRVNAVAPGLVDTPLTADWTAAQQLWRDGSPMRRPASPEDIAQIVMMLIASDYLTGEIVVADGGLSLT from the coding sequence ATGGACGATATTTCTTTGAACCAGACTGCGAATCGTTCGTCGCCCGTTGCCCTTGTGACGGGCTCAACTTCCGGGATCGGTGCTGCGATTGCCCGCCGTTTATCCAACGAGGGATATTGCGTGGTCCTGCACTCTCGTCGTTCAGTTCAAACGGGGCAGGCGCTAGCCGCTGAGCTTGGAAACGCTATGTACATCCAAGCTGATTTGGCGGACGACGCCGACAGAATCAGGCTTGTGAGGGAGGCCGTGTCTCGTTGGGGCCGCCTGGATGTTCTTGTCAACAACGCCGGAATCAGCAGCGTTATTCCGCATGCCGATCTTATGGCGGCTTTGCCCGCCGTCTGGCAAGAGCTACACGAAATCAACGTGGTGGCCCCGTTTCGCCTTGTGGCAGAGGCAGAAGTAGCTCTTAGAGAGGCGGCCAGGCGCGGTCGACCGGCGTGTGTTGTCAATATCAGCTCACACGCCGGCGTGCGGCCCAAGGGCGCATCCATCCCTTACGCCGCGTCCAAAGCAGCGCTCAACCATGTCACGCGCTTGCTCGCTCTATCGCTCGCTCCAGACATCAGGGTGAATGCCGTTGCCCCCGGCCTGGTGGACACGCCGCTGACAGCCGATTGGACGGCTGCCCAGCAGCTTTGGCGAGATGGTTCGCCTATGCGGCGGCCAGCGAGTCCGGAGGATATCGCCCAGATTGTCATGATGCTGATTGCCTCCGACTACCTCACTGGGGAGATCGTGGTCGCGGACGGCGGCCTGAGCCTGACGTAG
- a CDS encoding FAD-binding protein, with protein MPTTVTRQDPRFPIMRHGNNLRFPTHEEDYAGRIAYCDSPEDAAIALQKVLDAGLRPTVRSSGHCYEDFVVNNPNGAILDVSLLNRVSTGPGGAAPYRIQPGAMLGVIYQELYKRSNVTIPGGTCFTVTAGGHVSGGGYGLLARLHGLSTDWVSAVDILTVNAAGKVTPIQADATHNTDLFRALRGGGGGSFGLITGFTFNQLPPAPSQVIETGMSFDAATMTPEKYAKILATFGDYWQQHDQVKETWGLFGMMYFHGKGSNAAISINTQFTNPDGTVTDLTVLKDFLARFDAFQPTTRQPDLRPRLWIEATVNGGGGPLSIGGGGRAKYKSAYMKKSFTEAEALAFYNALQQESSRGIIIAVDCYGGAVNNPARARDTAIPQRTSLMKLQYQTYWNDPADDAARLKGIRDVYTAAYSTDLVDPAHKGTPYPGDHYDGCYMNYPDADMLDHPFWTDLYYGTGDTHPFLRKVKNTYDPHNVFHHAMSIRP; from the coding sequence ATGCCGACGACCGTCACTCGCCAGGACCCTCGCTTCCCCATCATGCGTCACGGCAACAACCTCCGCTTCCCCACGCATGAGGAAGACTACGCAGGCCGCATCGCATACTGCGATAGCCCGGAAGACGCCGCCATCGCACTCCAGAAGGTTCTGGACGCAGGCCTCCGCCCCACCGTCCGCTCCTCCGGCCACTGCTATGAAGACTTCGTCGTCAACAATCCCAACGGCGCAATCCTTGACGTAAGCCTCCTCAACCGCGTCTCCACCGGCCCCGGCGGTGCAGCCCCATACCGCATCCAGCCCGGAGCCATGCTCGGCGTCATCTACCAGGAGCTTTACAAACGCTCCAACGTCACCATCCCCGGCGGCACCTGCTTCACCGTCACCGCCGGCGGCCACGTCTCGGGCGGCGGCTACGGCCTCCTCGCCCGCCTCCACGGCCTCTCCACGGACTGGGTCTCCGCAGTCGATATCCTCACCGTCAACGCCGCAGGAAAAGTCACCCCCATCCAGGCCGACGCCACCCACAACACTGATCTCTTCCGGGCCCTGCGCGGAGGCGGTGGCGGCAGCTTCGGCCTCATCACCGGCTTCACCTTCAACCAGCTCCCGCCCGCCCCATCGCAGGTCATCGAAACCGGCATGTCCTTCGACGCCGCCACCATGACCCCGGAGAAGTACGCCAAAATCCTCGCCACCTTCGGCGACTACTGGCAGCAGCACGACCAGGTCAAAGAGACCTGGGGCCTCTTCGGCATGATGTACTTCCACGGCAAAGGCTCAAACGCCGCCATCTCCATCAACACCCAGTTCACCAACCCGGACGGCACCGTAACCGACCTCACCGTCCTCAAAGACTTCCTGGCCCGCTTTGACGCCTTCCAGCCCACCACCAGGCAGCCCGACCTCCGCCCCCGCCTCTGGATTGAAGCCACCGTCAATGGCGGCGGAGGCCCTCTCAGCATCGGAGGAGGAGGCCGCGCCAAATACAAATCCGCCTACATGAAGAAGTCCTTCACAGAGGCTGAAGCCCTCGCCTTCTACAACGCACTCCAGCAGGAATCCTCCCGCGGCATCATCATCGCCGTCGATTGCTACGGCGGAGCCGTCAACAACCCCGCCCGCGCCCGCGACACCGCCATCCCCCAGCGCACCTCCCTCATGAAGCTCCAGTACCAGACCTACTGGAACGACCCGGCGGATGACGCCGCCCGCCTCAAAGGCATCCGCGACGTCTACACCGCCGCCTACTCCACAGACCTGGTAGACCCCGCCCACAAGGGCACCCCCTATCCCGGCGACCACTACGACGGCTGCTACATGAACTACCCCGACGCAGACATGCTCGATCACCCCTTCTGGACAGATCTTTACTACGGCACCGGAGACACTCACCCGTTCCTCCGCAAGGTCAAAAACACCTACGACCCCCACAACGTCTTCCACCACGCCATGTCCATCCGCCCCTAA
- a CDS encoding aminotransferase class V-fold PLP-dependent enzyme — protein MANTLDQLTRRRFLGWSQALLAAFSTRPLLAATTPPATPTSDDDYYAKLGVPIIINAAGTYTYLTAAVMPPQVQRAVAQAALHPVVLKDLHKAAGEHIAKRLHCEAALVTSGASAALTLATAACLSAANNVKPEQIPEVIPSMKNEVIVQKSHRYEYDHAMLLCGIRIVEVVTLEDYKKAFGPKTVMTNFFNSADGDGQIDRKTWLEVAHQHNVPCHMDAAADMPPIENLWKYTGMGYDLVCFSGGKGIRGPQNAGLLLGKKSLIDLAAENDSPNSDAVGRGMKVAKEQIVGMVAAVDWLLEQRDEANQAEYMKRVDTIVAKLKSIPTMKTEVFMPEIANHVPHLILAYDPKVVGITPLEVKARLSAQRPQIELNPATGYTGRLGTHSNENTIVIATWMMQPGEAEIVATHLHAVLTNPKA, from the coding sequence ATGGCCAACACCCTCGACCAACTGACGCGCCGCCGCTTCCTCGGATGGTCCCAGGCCCTGCTCGCAGCCTTCAGCACCCGGCCCCTCCTCGCAGCCACCACACCACCCGCAACACCCACATCCGATGACGACTACTACGCCAAGCTGGGCGTCCCCATCATCATCAACGCCGCCGGCACGTACACCTATCTCACCGCCGCCGTCATGCCCCCGCAGGTCCAGCGCGCCGTAGCCCAGGCCGCCCTCCATCCCGTAGTCCTCAAAGACCTCCACAAGGCCGCAGGCGAGCACATCGCCAAACGCCTCCACTGTGAAGCCGCCCTCGTCACCTCCGGCGCATCCGCAGCCCTCACCCTCGCTACAGCCGCATGTCTCTCCGCAGCCAACAACGTCAAGCCGGAGCAGATCCCTGAAGTCATCCCCTCCATGAAGAACGAAGTCATCGTCCAGAAGTCGCACCGCTACGAGTACGACCACGCCATGCTCCTCTGCGGCATCCGAATTGTTGAAGTCGTAACCCTCGAAGACTACAAAAAAGCCTTCGGCCCTAAAACAGTCATGACCAACTTCTTCAACTCCGCCGACGGCGACGGACAGATCGATCGCAAGACCTGGCTTGAAGTCGCCCACCAGCACAACGTCCCCTGCCACATGGACGCCGCGGCAGACATGCCCCCCATCGAAAACCTCTGGAAGTACACCGGCATGGGTTACGACCTCGTCTGCTTCTCCGGCGGCAAAGGCATCCGAGGCCCCCAGAACGCCGGCCTCCTCCTAGGCAAAAAATCTCTCATCGACCTGGCCGCGGAAAATGACAGCCCCAACTCAGACGCTGTAGGCCGAGGCATGAAGGTAGCCAAGGAACAAATCGTCGGCATGGTCGCCGCAGTCGATTGGCTCCTAGAACAAAGAGACGAAGCCAATCAGGCCGAGTACATGAAGCGCGTCGACACCATCGTCGCCAAACTCAAGTCCATCCCCACCATGAAGACTGAGGTCTTCATGCCTGAGATCGCCAACCACGTCCCCCACCTCATCCTCGCTTACGATCCAAAGGTCGTCGGCATCACTCCGCTAGAGGTCAAGGCTCGCCTCAGCGCCCAGCGCCCTCAGATTGAGCTCAATCCCGCCACCGGCTACACCGGCCGACTCGGCACCCATTCCAACGAGAACACCATCGTCATCGCCACCTGGATGATGCAGCCCGGCGAAGCAGAAATCGTCGCCACCCACCTGCACGCAGTCCTCACCAACCCCAAAGCATAG
- a CDS encoding glycoside hydrolase family 35 protein, translating to MRSLITAALLLASAPLLAQPPATHRLTTDPQHFLLDGQPFQLISGEMHYPRIPRAAWRDRLRKARAMGLNAVTVYAFWNFHEEEEGHFDFTGQRDIAEFVRIAQQEGLFVILRPGPYVCAEWDLGGYPSWLLKSPAVNLRSLDSRYIAAADKWMKALGQQLAPLQAAKGGPILAVQVENEYGSFPDSAQPNAQAYLDRVHQMVLDAGFKDSLLYTGDGADVLARGTFADLTAGIDYGTGDSARSIALYKKFRPNTNIYTAEYWDGWFDHWGAKHEVVDASIHLKEVHDVLTSGGSISLYMLHGGTSFGWMNGANIDHNHYEPDVTSYDYDAPIDEAGQLRPEYFAMRKVIAEATGHPAPPLAPTTPLATIPTIHLTQAQPLWSTLPKPTLSRTTRTMEDIGQSYGYILYRTTLKGPITGTLKLDRLHSYARIYLDGKLVGTLDRRLDQDHIDLQINKPTQLDILVENTGRVNFTEAIRTEQAGITHQVLLNGTPVENWQIYSLPFESIPTTGFSTKPCEGPCLYHATFNLTTPVDTYLDVHTLSKGNVWVNGHNLGRFWKIGPLGTLYLPSSWLKPGPNKIEVLELDGKPSLEIEGIDHALLDLPPS from the coding sequence ATGCGTAGCCTCATCACCGCAGCCCTCCTCCTAGCATCCGCACCACTCCTCGCCCAGCCCCCCGCCACACACCGCCTCACCACAGACCCCCAGCACTTCCTCCTCGACGGCCAACCCTTCCAGCTCATCTCCGGCGAGATGCACTACCCCCGCATCCCCCGCGCCGCCTGGCGAGACCGCCTCCGCAAAGCCCGCGCCATGGGCCTCAACGCCGTCACCGTCTACGCCTTCTGGAACTTCCACGAAGAAGAAGAGGGGCACTTCGACTTCACCGGCCAGCGTGACATAGCCGAATTCGTCCGCATCGCCCAGCAGGAAGGCCTCTTCGTCATCCTCCGCCCCGGCCCCTACGTCTGCGCCGAGTGGGACCTCGGGGGCTACCCCTCCTGGCTCCTCAAATCCCCCGCAGTAAACCTCCGCTCGTTAGACTCCCGTTACATAGCCGCCGCCGACAAATGGATGAAAGCCCTCGGCCAGCAACTAGCCCCCCTCCAGGCCGCCAAGGGCGGCCCCATCCTGGCCGTCCAGGTTGAAAACGAGTACGGCTCCTTCCCAGACAGCGCCCAGCCAAACGCCCAAGCCTACCTCGACCGAGTCCACCAGATGGTCCTCGACGCCGGCTTCAAGGACTCCCTCCTCTACACCGGAGACGGCGCGGACGTCCTAGCCAGGGGCACCTTCGCAGACCTCACCGCCGGCATCGACTACGGCACCGGCGACTCCGCCCGCTCCATCGCCCTCTACAAAAAATTCCGCCCCAACACCAACATCTACACCGCCGAGTACTGGGACGGATGGTTCGATCACTGGGGCGCAAAGCACGAGGTCGTAGACGCCTCCATCCATCTCAAAGAGGTCCACGACGTCCTCACCTCCGGCGGCTCCATCAGCCTCTACATGCTCCACGGCGGCACCTCCTTCGGCTGGATGAACGGCGCCAACATAGACCACAACCACTACGAGCCCGACGTCACCAGCTACGACTACGACGCACCCATTGACGAAGCCGGCCAGCTACGCCCCGAGTACTTCGCCATGCGCAAGGTCATCGCCGAAGCCACCGGCCACCCCGCCCCACCTTTGGCCCCCACCACCCCCCTCGCCACCATCCCCACCATCCACCTCACCCAAGCCCAGCCCCTCTGGTCCACCCTCCCCAAACCCACCCTCTCCCGCACCACCAGGACGATGGAAGACATAGGCCAAAGCTACGGCTACATCCTCTACCGAACCACACTCAAGGGCCCCATTACCGGCACACTCAAGCTCGATCGACTCCACAGCTACGCCCGCATCTACCTCGACGGCAAACTCGTCGGCACCCTCGACCGCCGCCTCGATCAAGACCACATAGACCTCCAAATAAACAAGCCCACCCAACTCGACATCCTAGTAGAAAACACCGGCCGCGTGAACTTCACAGAAGCCATCCGCACCGAGCAAGCCGGCATCACCCACCAGGTCCTCCTCAACGGAACCCCCGTAGAGAACTGGCAGATCTACTCCCTCCCCTTCGAGTCCATCCCCACCACCGGCTTCTCCACCAAGCCCTGCGAAGGCCCCTGCCTCTACCACGCCACCTTCAACCTCACCACGCCAGTAGACACCTACCTCGACGTCCACACCCTCTCCAAGGGCAACGTCTGGGTCAACGGCCACAACCTCGGCCGCTTCTGGAAGATCGGCCCTCTCGGCACCCTCTATCTCCCATCCTCCTGGCTCAAACCCGGCCCCAACAAGATCGAAGTCCTGGAGCTGGACGGCAAGCCCTCCCTTGAGATCGAAGGCATCGACCACGCACTCCTCGACCTGCCGCCCTCATAA
- a CDS encoding RidA family protein gives MNTQSRRGLLKNAAAAAAAITTGAALTPAAEAQTTGKLEKKSYPAKSNDNPAAAPPLFSSAISYGNLLFLAGVGAHFKGTVEEHTKHVLDELEKNLISAGSSMEKVLKVNVYLNDIKDWPRMNTVYAGRWGKVPPVRTTIAAAGGIPGDSLVEMDLIAYI, from the coding sequence ATGAACACCCAATCCCGCAGAGGTCTCTTGAAGAACGCCGCAGCCGCAGCAGCAGCCATCACCACCGGAGCCGCCCTCACCCCCGCCGCTGAAGCCCAGACCACAGGCAAGCTGGAGAAAAAGTCTTACCCCGCAAAGAGCAACGACAACCCCGCAGCAGCACCACCGCTCTTCTCCAGCGCCATCTCGTACGGCAACCTCCTCTTCCTCGCTGGCGTAGGCGCACACTTCAAGGGCACGGTTGAAGAGCACACCAAGCACGTCCTCGACGAGCTCGAAAAGAATCTCATCAGCGCCGGCTCCTCCATGGAGAAGGTCCTCAAGGTCAACGTCTACCTCAACGACATCAAAGACTGGCCCAGGATGAACACCGTCTACGCCGGCCGCTGGGGCAAGGTTCCCCCCGTCCGCACCACCATCGCAGCCGCCGGCGGCATCCCCGGAGACTCTCTCGTAGAGATGGATCTCATCGCCTACATCTAG
- a CDS encoding lactonase family protein, translating into MILTRRSILASLPAAAFAVKRGFAFQPDTNRIFIGTSGKISKGIYSAPFNATTGELGSITLAAEVATPSFLAVDRGHLYACTEGDGGKAKVSAFDVTATGLTPLNTQPSLGDGTTYVSARNHAVFAANYTGGSVTSFRTERDGSLSKPVSHFQYTGTGPNKERQEHSHAHSALPSPDGRFLLVNDLGLDRIHIYRIQPGTATLTPNDPPAFNTRSAAGPRHLAWHPNGRWLYSVNELDSTVDLLDWNPATGTLKQGPFVSTLKPDFPPNTAFAGEIMISPDGRYLYVGNRVASDTIAVFDIDHTSGTLTLSQLATNGGKNTRFLTPDPSGRWMLLCNQASNAIVVLPRDRGTGRLSDPRHAYPIDTPQCIVFA; encoded by the coding sequence TTGATCCTCACTCGACGCTCCATCCTGGCCTCGCTTCCGGCAGCAGCATTCGCCGTCAAGCGAGGCTTCGCGTTCCAGCCGGACACCAACCGCATCTTCATCGGAACCTCCGGCAAGATCAGCAAAGGCATCTACTCCGCCCCTTTCAATGCGACCACCGGCGAGCTCGGCTCCATCACCCTCGCCGCTGAGGTCGCAACTCCCAGCTTCCTCGCCGTAGACCGCGGCCACCTCTACGCCTGCACAGAAGGCGACGGCGGCAAGGCCAAAGTCTCCGCCTTTGACGTCACCGCCACCGGCCTCACCCCCCTCAACACCCAGCCCTCCCTCGGCGACGGCACCACCTACGTCTCAGCCCGCAATCACGCCGTCTTCGCCGCCAACTACACCGGCGGCTCCGTCACCTCCTTCCGCACAGAGCGCGACGGCTCCCTCTCCAAGCCCGTCTCCCACTTCCAGTACACCGGCACCGGTCCCAACAAAGAGCGCCAGGAGCACTCCCACGCTCACTCCGCCCTTCCCTCTCCGGACGGCCGCTTCCTCCTCGTCAATGACCTCGGCCTGGACCGCATCCACATCTATCGCATCCAGCCCGGCACCGCCACCCTCACCCCCAACGACCCGCCAGCGTTCAACACCCGCTCCGCCGCCGGCCCGCGTCATCTCGCATGGCACCCCAATGGCCGCTGGCTCTACAGCGTCAACGAACTCGACTCCACCGTCGATCTCCTCGACTGGAACCCCGCCACCGGCACCCTCAAACAAGGCCCCTTCGTCTCCACCCTCAAGCCTGACTTCCCCCCCAACACCGCCTTCGCGGGAGAGATCATGATCTCCCCGGACGGACGCTACCTCTACGTCGGCAACCGCGTCGCCAGCGATACCATCGCCGTCTTTGACATCGACCACACCTCCGGCACCCTCACCCTCAGCCAGCTCGCCACCAACGGCGGCAAGAATACCCGCTTCCTCACCCCGGACCCCTCAGGCCGCTGGATGCTCCTCTGCAACCAGGCCTCCAACGCCATCGTCGTCCTCCCCCGAGACCGCGGCACAGGCCGCCTCTCTGATCCACGCCACGCCTACCCCATCGACACCCCACAATGCATCGTCTTCGCCTGA